The following are encoded together in the Nocardioides sp. Arc9.136 genome:
- a CDS encoding ComEC/Rec2 family competence protein, translated as MAERVDVRMPLLAAGAWLAGLAAQLLPGPLLGLAAGLVLLAALAAVARDRGRLTTVAAVVLVVAAVGCSAAVRAEQTATNPVADLARERAAVTVTGTVVADPRPVEGGFADRVLTRLEVVEVTGRGTTTRLVTRVLVLGDEPWAEVRLGSTVRVTGRLDTAEGEDLAGVLVAGTPQLLAGPGPWWRGADAVRSSIRDAVAHRPADQAALVPALVTGDDQLLDEELEEDFRTTGLTHLLAVSGTNLTLVVGFLLLLARWCGVRGRGMYVVGALGIVGFVLLARTEPSVLRAAVMGSVALLALGVHALQRGFRALGVAVVVLLLVQPGLAVSPGFALSVLATAGILVLAPVWRDALARWTPRWVAEAVAVPLAAQLACTPVVAALSGEVSLVAVAANLVVAPVVGPATVLGLAGGLVGLVWEPAGRVLGTGAGWCVGWIVAVADRGADLPTAAVGWGTGPVALALLAVGCVLLALALRPLLARRSTALALAAVLAVVVLVRPPTPGWPAGDWVLAMCDVGQGDALVLRSGPGEAVVVDAGPEPGPVDRCLDDLGVERVPLVVLTHFHADHVDGLAGVLDGRAVGAVETTPVLDPAGGVADVDAAAAAAGLEVRAASYGATRRVGQVTLQALWPLPTATTRPTGEPGESANDGSVVLLAEVAGVRVLLTGDLEPPGQAALARALPGLRVDVLKLPHHGSRYQDLPFLASLEAQVVLVSVGRDNDYGHPADDVLGPLAAAGAEVRRTDEDGDVLVLATADGPATRTRR; from the coding sequence GTGGCTGAGCGCGTCGACGTCCGGATGCCGCTGCTCGCCGCCGGCGCGTGGCTCGCCGGCCTCGCGGCGCAGCTGCTGCCGGGGCCGCTCCTGGGCCTGGCCGCCGGGCTGGTGCTGCTGGCGGCGCTCGCAGCGGTCGCACGCGACCGCGGGCGGCTGACCACCGTCGCCGCCGTCGTGCTGGTGGTGGCGGCCGTCGGGTGCTCGGCCGCCGTCCGGGCCGAGCAGACGGCGACCAACCCGGTCGCCGACCTCGCCAGGGAGCGCGCCGCGGTGACCGTGACCGGGACGGTGGTGGCCGACCCGCGTCCGGTGGAGGGCGGGTTCGCCGACCGGGTGCTCACCCGGCTGGAGGTCGTGGAGGTCACCGGGCGGGGGACGACCACGCGGCTGGTCACCCGGGTGCTCGTCCTCGGCGACGAGCCCTGGGCCGAGGTCAGGCTCGGCTCGACGGTCCGGGTCACCGGGCGGCTGGACACCGCGGAGGGCGAGGACCTCGCCGGCGTGCTGGTGGCGGGCACGCCGCAGCTGCTCGCCGGCCCCGGCCCGTGGTGGCGCGGTGCGGACGCGGTCCGCTCCTCGATCCGCGACGCGGTGGCCCACCGGCCCGCCGACCAGGCGGCGCTGGTCCCGGCGCTGGTCACCGGCGACGACCAGCTGCTCGACGAGGAGCTCGAGGAGGACTTCCGGACGACCGGCCTCACCCACCTGCTCGCCGTCTCCGGCACCAACCTGACCCTCGTCGTCGGGTTCCTGCTCCTCCTGGCCCGGTGGTGCGGCGTCCGCGGGCGGGGCATGTACGTCGTGGGGGCCCTCGGCATCGTCGGGTTCGTGCTGCTCGCCCGCACGGAGCCCAGCGTGCTCCGCGCCGCGGTGATGGGCTCGGTCGCGCTGCTGGCGCTCGGTGTGCACGCGCTGCAGCGGGGCTTCCGGGCGCTGGGCGTGGCGGTCGTGGTCCTGCTGCTCGTGCAACCAGGCCTGGCGGTCTCGCCCGGGTTCGCGCTGTCGGTCCTCGCGACTGCCGGCATCCTGGTGCTCGCGCCGGTCTGGCGCGACGCCCTGGCCCGCTGGACACCGAGGTGGGTGGCCGAGGCGGTGGCCGTGCCGCTCGCTGCCCAGCTCGCCTGCACCCCCGTCGTCGCTGCGCTCTCCGGCGAGGTCAGCCTGGTCGCGGTCGCGGCGAACCTCGTGGTGGCTCCGGTGGTCGGTCCCGCGACCGTCCTGGGGCTCGCCGGCGGCCTGGTCGGGCTGGTCTGGGAGCCCGCGGGGCGGGTGCTCGGCACCGGTGCCGGGTGGTGCGTGGGGTGGATCGTGGCGGTGGCCGACCGGGGGGCCGACCTGCCCACGGCCGCGGTGGGCTGGGGCACGGGCCCCGTGGCGCTCGCGCTCCTCGCGGTCGGCTGCGTGCTCCTGGCCCTGGCGCTGCGGCCGCTGCTCGCCCGGCGGTCCACAGCGCTGGCGCTGGCCGCGGTCCTCGCCGTGGTGGTGCTGGTGCGTCCGCCGACCCCGGGGTGGCCGGCGGGGGACTGGGTCCTGGCGATGTGCGACGTGGGGCAGGGCGACGCGCTGGTGCTGCGGTCGGGGCCGGGGGAGGCGGTCGTCGTCGACGCCGGACCCGAGCCGGGGCCGGTCGACCGGTGCCTCGACGACCTCGGGGTCGAGCGGGTGCCGCTCGTCGTGCTCACCCACTTCCACGCCGACCACGTCGACGGGCTCGCGGGCGTCCTGGACGGCCGCGCGGTCGGTGCGGTCGAGACGACGCCCGTGCTCGACCCGGCCGGCGGCGTCGCGGACGTCGACGCCGCGGCGGCAGCGGCCGGGCTGGAGGTCCGGGCGGCGTCGTACGGCGCGACGCGGCGGGTGGGGCAGGTGACGCTGCAGGCGCTGTGGCCGCTGCCCACCGCCACGACGCGGCCGACGGGGGAGCCGGGGGAGTCGGCCAACGACGGGAGCGTGGTGCTGCTCGCCGAGGTGGCGGGTGTGCGCGTGCTGCTCACCGGGGACCTCGAGCCCCCGGGCCAGGCCGCGCTCGCCCGGGCGCTGCCCGGCCTGCGCGTCGACGTGCTCAAGCTGCCGCACCACGGCAGCAGGTACCAGGACCTGCCGTTCCTCGCCTCGCTCGAGGCTCAGGTGGTGCTGGTCTCGGTGGGCCGGGACAACGACTACGGCCACCCCGCCGACGACGTGCTGGGACCGCTGGCGGCGGCCGGCGCCGAGGTGCGGCGCACCGACGAGGACGGCGACGTCCTGGTCCTGGCCACGGCGGACGGTCCCGCCACCCGCACCCGCCGGTGA
- a CDS encoding helix-hairpin-helix domain-containing protein, whose amino-acid sequence MRTRRVTAEHQEAVSRRLALLSAELAAERPPAWGPPLEPSPGREPEPYAAPLTEPPPTEPDWTSEHTRIRPRVAAAEPPPDPEPAWQPPAVPVPGRHAARRPRSLVPAAVGAVPETLRGRAALGSAQLTVVAVVVAIGLAVTCWWVVRGDPSAPVAPTPVATSPVADLVEVPPAAAPAPTPAAGTGDVTPGAAAELVVDVAGKVRRPGIVVLESGARVVDALEAAGGARPGADLSGLNLARLLVDGEQVLVGRPATARAGVPGTLPGTSGTPGTPGAPTALVDLNLATPVELEALPEVGPVTAAAIVAWREQHGGFSAVDELLEVDGIGEATLGQVRPYVTVGGG is encoded by the coding sequence ATGCGTACCCGCCGTGTCACCGCCGAGCACCAGGAGGCCGTCTCCCGACGGCTGGCCCTGCTGAGCGCCGAGCTCGCCGCCGAGCGGCCGCCGGCCTGGGGCCCGCCCCTGGAGCCCTCACCGGGGCGAGAGCCCGAGCCGTACGCCGCGCCCCTGACCGAGCCGCCGCCCACCGAGCCGGACTGGACGAGCGAGCACACCCGGATCCGACCCCGGGTCGCGGCGGCCGAGCCACCTCCGGACCCGGAGCCCGCGTGGCAGCCGCCGGCGGTGCCGGTGCCCGGACGGCACGCGGCCCGCCGTCCGCGGTCGCTCGTGCCGGCGGCGGTCGGCGCGGTGCCGGAGACGCTGCGCGGCCGGGCGGCGCTCGGCAGCGCCCAGCTGACCGTCGTGGCCGTGGTGGTGGCGATCGGGCTGGCGGTGACCTGCTGGTGGGTCGTCCGGGGCGACCCGTCGGCGCCCGTGGCGCCGACGCCCGTGGCGACGTCGCCGGTCGCGGACCTGGTGGAGGTGCCGCCGGCGGCGGCGCCCGCGCCCACACCCGCAGCCGGCACGGGCGACGTGACCCCGGGCGCGGCCGCCGAGCTCGTCGTCGACGTGGCGGGCAAGGTGCGCCGGCCCGGCATCGTCGTGCTCGAGAGCGGCGCGCGGGTCGTCGATGCACTCGAGGCGGCCGGCGGCGCGCGACCGGGCGCTGACCTGTCCGGCCTCAACCTGGCCCGGCTGCTGGTCGACGGGGAGCAGGTCCTGGTGGGCAGGCCGGCGACCGCGCGGGCAGGCGTCCCGGGGACCCTTCCCGGCACCTCGGGGACTCCTGGGACGCCGGGCGCGCCGACCGCCCTGGTCGACCTGAACCTGGCCACCCCCGTCGAGCTGGAGGCGCTCCCGGAGGTGGGACCGGTGACGGCCGCGGCGATCGTGGCCTGGCGCGAACAACACGGTGGCTTCAGCGCCGTCGACGAGCTGCTCGAGGTGGACGGGATCGGTGAGGCGACGCTCGGGCAGGTGCGGCCCTACGTGACGGTCGGAGGTGGCTGA
- a CDS encoding DegV family protein, giving the protein MPADSPVSSGRTVVVTDSTASLPAEVAAEHGLLVVPLQVVIGAQVHDEGEHGATPDMVAAALKSFTPVSTSRPSPATMAAAYERAVADGATSIVSVHISGDMSGTFESAQLAAREASVPVIAVDSRQVGVATGYAALAAAEVAAAGGSAEEVAEAARARAEASSSLFYVDTLEYLRRGGRIGAAAALLGGALAVKPLLTISDGRVESLERVRTSQRALARLEELAAEAAGDQSVDVCVAHLASADRAAALTDRLAERLADQLEGRDVWCGELGAVLGAHVGPGMLAVCVAPRP; this is encoded by the coding sequence ATGCCCGCCGACTCGCCGGTGTCCTCCGGACGCACCGTCGTCGTCACCGACTCGACCGCCAGCCTCCCCGCGGAGGTGGCGGCCGAGCACGGTCTCCTCGTCGTGCCGCTGCAGGTCGTCATCGGCGCGCAGGTGCACGACGAGGGCGAGCACGGGGCGACCCCCGACATGGTCGCGGCCGCGCTGAAGTCCTTCACGCCGGTCAGCACCTCGCGGCCCTCCCCGGCGACCATGGCGGCGGCGTACGAGCGCGCGGTCGCCGACGGGGCCACCTCGATCGTGTCGGTCCACATCTCCGGCGACATGAGCGGGACCTTCGAGTCCGCGCAGCTCGCGGCTCGCGAGGCCTCCGTCCCGGTCATCGCCGTCGACTCGCGCCAGGTGGGGGTCGCGACCGGGTACGCCGCGCTGGCGGCCGCCGAGGTCGCCGCGGCCGGCGGCTCGGCCGAGGAGGTCGCCGAGGCGGCCCGCGCCCGCGCCGAGGCCTCGTCCTCGCTGTTCTACGTCGACACCCTGGAGTACCTCCGCCGCGGCGGCCGGATCGGCGCCGCCGCCGCGCTGCTCGGCGGGGCGCTCGCGGTCAAGCCGCTGCTCACCATCAGCGACGGCCGGGTCGAGTCGCTCGAGCGGGTGCGCACCTCCCAGCGCGCGCTCGCCCGGCTCGAGGAGCTCGCCGCCGAGGCCGCCGGCGACCAATCGGTCGACGTCTGCGTCGCCCACCTCGCCAGCGCCGACCGCGCAGCCGCCCTCACCGACCGGCTGGCCGAGCGGCTAGCCGACCAGCTCGAGGGCCGCGACGTCTGGTGCGGCGAGCTCGGCGCCGTCCTCGGCGCCCACGTCGGCCCCGGCATGCTGGCCGTCTGCGTCGCGCCTCGTCCCTGA
- the leuS gene encoding leucine--tRNA ligase, which yields MSEQAGRPDEAATYDMTAAQEKWRGVWEGLDPFRAGSAAPGAEKRYALTMFPYPSGDLHMGHAEVMALHDVIARYWWQKGYDVLNPIGWDSFGLPAENAAIRNDEHPATYTYANIETQAESFRRYGISFDWSRRLHTSDPEYYRWTQWLFLKFRERGLAYRKNSPVNWCPNDQTVLANEQVVGGMCERCGAEVTKRELNQWYFKVTDYAQRLLDDMDALSGTWPDRVLAMQRNWIGRSEGAHVDFDIELASGESRTVTVFTTRPDTLYGATFMVVAADAKLAAEVVAPSQEPALAAYVEEIRKASDIDRLSTERPKSGVDLGVTAVNPVTGERMPVWASDYVLADYGTGAIMAVPAHDQRDLDFAKVFGLPVRRVVAVPDEEGNPEETYVATTGDGTYVNSGPLDGLSDKAAGISRIIEQLEADGRGTGTVNFRLRDWLLSRQRFWGAPIPIVHCPDCGEVPVPEDQLPVRLPDDLRGADLKPKGVSPLAAAEAWVNTECPSCGGPAKRDSDTMDTFVDSSWYYLRYLDPSYDQGPFDPEQAREWMPVAQYVGGVEHAILHLLYSRFFTKVLHDMGMVDFVEPFSALLNQGQVINQGKAMSKSLGNGVNLGEMIDTYGVDAVRLTMVFAGPPEDDIDWADMSPGGAVKFLQRAWRLAGDVTAPAGTPVEGGDLALRKATHKTLHEVEQLIEGHRFNVVVARTMELVNTTRKAIDSGCGPADPAVREAVEAVAVLLSLVAPYTAEEMWERLGHQPTVARVGWPTVDPALLVEDTVTAVVQIQGKVKARLEVAPDISEADLEQLAMADPAVVRAIDGRPVRKVVVRAPKLVNVVV from the coding sequence ATGAGCGAGCAGGCGGGCCGGCCGGACGAGGCCGCGACGTACGACATGACCGCGGCGCAGGAGAAGTGGCGCGGGGTCTGGGAGGGCCTCGACCCGTTCCGCGCCGGCAGCGCCGCGCCCGGGGCGGAGAAGCGCTACGCGCTGACGATGTTCCCCTACCCCTCCGGCGACCTGCACATGGGCCACGCCGAGGTGATGGCGCTGCACGACGTCATCGCGCGCTACTGGTGGCAGAAGGGCTACGACGTCCTCAACCCCATCGGTTGGGACTCCTTCGGCCTGCCCGCCGAGAACGCCGCGATCCGCAACGACGAGCACCCGGCGACCTACACCTACGCCAACATCGAGACCCAGGCGGAGTCCTTCCGCCGCTACGGCATCTCCTTCGACTGGTCGCGGCGCCTGCACACCTCCGACCCGGAGTACTACCGCTGGACCCAGTGGCTGTTCCTGAAGTTCCGCGAGCGGGGCCTGGCCTACCGCAAGAACAGCCCGGTCAACTGGTGCCCGAACGACCAGACGGTGCTCGCCAACGAGCAGGTCGTCGGCGGCATGTGCGAGCGGTGCGGGGCGGAGGTGACCAAGCGCGAGCTGAACCAGTGGTACTTCAAGGTCACCGACTACGCCCAGCGGCTGCTCGACGACATGGACGCGCTCTCGGGCACCTGGCCCGACCGCGTGCTGGCCATGCAGCGCAACTGGATCGGCCGCTCCGAGGGCGCGCACGTCGACTTCGACATCGAGCTGGCCTCGGGGGAGTCCCGGACGGTCACGGTCTTCACGACCCGCCCCGACACGTTGTACGGCGCGACCTTCATGGTGGTGGCCGCGGACGCGAAGCTGGCCGCCGAGGTCGTCGCGCCGTCCCAGGAGCCCGCGCTGGCGGCGTACGTCGAGGAGATCCGCAAGGCCTCCGACATCGACCGGCTCTCCACCGAGCGGCCGAAGTCCGGTGTCGACCTCGGCGTCACCGCGGTCAACCCGGTCACCGGCGAGCGGATGCCGGTCTGGGCCTCGGACTACGTGCTGGCCGACTACGGCACCGGCGCGATCATGGCCGTCCCCGCGCACGACCAGCGCGACCTGGACTTCGCGAAGGTCTTCGGGCTGCCGGTCCGGCGCGTCGTGGCGGTGCCCGACGAGGAGGGCAACCCCGAGGAGACGTACGTCGCCACGACCGGTGACGGCACCTACGTCAACAGCGGGCCGCTGGACGGGCTGAGCGACAAGGCCGCCGGCATCAGCCGGATCATCGAGCAGCTCGAGGCCGACGGCCGCGGCACCGGCACGGTGAACTTCCGGCTGCGCGACTGGCTGCTGAGCCGCCAGCGCTTCTGGGGCGCGCCGATCCCGATCGTCCACTGCCCCGACTGCGGCGAGGTCCCGGTGCCGGAGGACCAGCTGCCGGTGCGGCTGCCCGACGACCTCAGGGGCGCCGACCTCAAGCCCAAGGGTGTCTCGCCGCTGGCGGCCGCGGAGGCGTGGGTCAACACCGAGTGCCCCTCCTGCGGCGGCCCCGCCAAGCGGGACAGCGACACGATGGACACGTTCGTCGACTCCTCGTGGTACTACCTGCGCTACCTGGACCCCTCCTACGACCAGGGTCCGTTCGACCCCGAGCAGGCCCGCGAGTGGATGCCGGTCGCGCAGTACGTCGGCGGCGTCGAGCACGCGATCCTGCACCTGCTCTACTCCCGGTTCTTCACCAAGGTGCTGCACGACATGGGGATGGTCGACTTCGTCGAGCCGTTCTCGGCGCTGCTCAACCAGGGCCAGGTCATCAACCAGGGCAAGGCGATGTCGAAGTCGCTGGGCAACGGCGTCAACCTCGGCGAGATGATCGACACCTACGGCGTCGACGCGGTGCGGCTGACGATGGTCTTCGCCGGCCCGCCCGAGGACGACATCGACTGGGCCGACATGTCGCCCGGTGGCGCCGTGAAGTTCCTCCAGCGCGCGTGGCGCCTGGCCGGTGACGTCACGGCCCCGGCCGGCACGCCCGTCGAGGGCGGCGACCTCGCGCTGCGCAAGGCGACCCACAAGACGCTGCACGAGGTGGAGCAGCTGATCGAGGGACACCGGTTCAACGTGGTGGTCGCCCGGACGATGGAGCTGGTGAACACCACCCGCAAGGCCATCGACTCCGGCTGCGGCCCGGCCGACCCCGCGGTGCGCGAGGCCGTGGAGGCGGTCGCGGTCCTGCTGTCCCTCGTGGCGCCGTACACCGCCGAGGAGATGTGGGAGCGGCTCGGTCACCAGCCGACCGTCGCCCGCGTCGGCTGGCCGACGGTCGACCCCGCGCTGCTGGTCGAGGACACCGTGACCGCGGTCGTCCAGATCCAGGGCAAGGTCAAGGCCCGCCTGGAGGTCGCCCCCGACATCTCCGAGGCCGACCTGGAGCAGCTCGCGATGGCCGACCCGGCGGTGGTCCGGGCGATCGACGGACGCCCGGTCCGCAAGGTGGTCGTCCGGGCCCCGAAGCTGGTCAACGTGGTGGTCTGA
- a CDS encoding NAD-dependent epimerase/dehydratase family protein, giving the protein MTETDLTVAVTGPTGTFGAGLLPLLEADERVRRVVGVARSEVDPAARGWVKTTYRRGDVRDRAALAEVFAGADVVVHLAFAIVGGSAEATRAINVEGTLNAFRAAADAGARRFVHASSVAAYGFHPDNPVGITEDWPVRPADRLFYAREKAELEVLLREEAAERQGIDLYLPRPPIVVGPNAVGGKVRLPEWARGLGAVLRHLPTRLPPVPVPVPDLPLQLVHESDVGQALLRCVVAAGPPGAYNIAADDTLTAADVVRVLGGVPVPLPAGPAHAAARLAAAVPGLPQPAQWVEALAHPAIMDTTRAKEQLGWTPRVSAADGLRETLGVRA; this is encoded by the coding sequence ATGACCGAGACCGACCTGACCGTGGCCGTCACCGGGCCGACCGGCACCTTCGGCGCGGGGCTGCTCCCGCTGCTCGAGGCCGACGAGCGGGTACGGCGCGTGGTGGGCGTCGCCCGGAGCGAGGTCGACCCGGCGGCGCGCGGCTGGGTGAAGACGACCTACCGGCGTGGCGACGTGCGCGACCGGGCCGCCCTGGCGGAGGTGTTCGCCGGGGCCGACGTGGTGGTGCACCTGGCCTTCGCCATCGTCGGCGGCTCGGCCGAGGCGACCCGGGCGATCAACGTGGAGGGCACGCTCAACGCGTTCCGCGCGGCAGCCGACGCGGGGGCCCGGCGGTTCGTCCACGCCAGCTCGGTCGCGGCGTACGGCTTCCACCCCGACAACCCGGTCGGCATCACCGAGGACTGGCCGGTCCGCCCGGCCGACCGGCTCTTCTACGCCCGGGAGAAGGCCGAGCTGGAGGTGCTGCTGCGCGAGGAGGCCGCCGAGCGCCAGGGGATCGACCTCTACCTGCCGCGCCCGCCGATCGTCGTCGGCCCGAACGCCGTCGGGGGCAAGGTGCGGCTGCCGGAGTGGGCCCGTGGCCTCGGTGCCGTGCTGCGGCACCTGCCCACGCGGCTGCCGCCGGTCCCCGTGCCGGTCCCGGACCTCCCCCTGCAGCTGGTCCACGAGTCCGACGTCGGGCAGGCGCTGCTGCGGTGCGTGGTCGCCGCCGGCCCGCCGGGCGCCTACAACATCGCCGCGGACGACACGCTGACCGCGGCGGACGTGGTGCGCGTCCTGGGCGGCGTCCCGGTCCCGCTGCCGGCCGGTCCGGCGCACGCGGCCGCCCGGCTAGCGGCGGCCGTGCCGGGCCTCCCCCAGCCCGCGCAGTGGGTCGAGGCGCTGGCCCACCCGGCGATCATGGACACCACGCGCGCCAAGGAGCAGCTGGGCTGGACGCCCCGGGTCAGCGCTGCCGACGGCCTGCGCGAGACGCTCGGGGTGCGGGCCTAG